From the Lolium rigidum isolate FL_2022 chromosome 2, APGP_CSIRO_Lrig_0.1, whole genome shotgun sequence genome, one window contains:
- the LOC124689088 gene encoding GEM-like protein 1, with protein sequence MDPNHDVARAPAPPSEDSAYPRMSPEDLATPPPPVVAPAGTNPYVMPSPSAGPPPKSQRQGESDMFGQAGKRFTEAARKTEGIAGDVWQHLKTGPSITDAAMGRIAQISKVISEGGYDKIFQQTFECSPDEKLKKAYACYLSTSHGPIMGVLYVSTAKLAFCSDSPVAYVAEDNKTASSIYKVVLPVPHLRSVTPTASQQNPAERYIQVVSLDNHEFWFMGFVNYDSAVKYLQEAARGSA encoded by the exons ATGGATCCCAACCACGACGTCGCCCGCGCGCCAGCGCCGCCGTCGGAGGACTCTGCCTACCCGCGCATGTCCCCGGAGGACctcgcgacgccgccgccgccggtcgtgGCGCCCGCGGGCACCAACCCCTACGTCATGCCTTCGCCGTCGGCCGGACCGCCCCCCAAGAGTCA GCGCCAGGGAGAATCTGACATGTTCGGCCAGGCGGGGAAGAGGTTCACCGAGGCCGCGCGCAAGACCGAGGGCATCGCCGGCGACGTCTGGCAGCACT TGAAAACCGGCCCTAGCATAACGGACGCCGCAATGGGGAGGATCGCCCAGATATCCAAGGTCATATCGGAAGGCGGATACGACAAGATATTCCAGCAGACCTTCGAGTGCTCGCCCGACGAGAAGCTCAAGAAGGCCTACGCGTGCTACCTCTCAACCTCCCATGGTCCGATAATGGGGGTCTTGTACGTCTCCACCGCCAAGCTTGCGTTTTGCAGTGACAGCCCGGTGGCGTATGTCGCAGAGGATAACAAGACCGCCTCCTCCATCTACAAG GTAGTTCTACCTGTACCTCACCTGAGATCAGTCACTCCCACCGCAAGTCAACAGAACCCTGCAGAGAGGTACATCCAGGTCGTTTCTCTTGATAACCATGAGTTCTGGTTCATGGGTTTTGTGAACTACGACAGTGCTGTCAAGTATCTCCAGGAGGCTGCTCGTGGCAGCGCCTAG